The following coding sequences are from one Mycolicibacterium aichiense window:
- a CDS encoding GNAT family N-acetyltransferase: MTDQDRAAARREIADALLTALERRHEVIDAIVASDNRDSAITAITELLGTSRRGTEAVLGLSFEQVTRDSRDRITAELRDLNSQLSFTLGERPASTDESLQLRPFADESDRDIFATRTQEIGAAGDGSGAPAGLVDDEIRSARDRLTAEEAAWFVALDGDEKVGLVFGELVGGEVNVRIWIHPDHRKKGYGTAALRRCRSEMAAAFPAVPLVVRAPGAAPR, from the coding sequence ATGACCGACCAAGACCGCGCTGCGGCCCGCCGCGAGATCGCCGATGCTCTGCTCACCGCGCTCGAGCGCCGCCACGAAGTGATCGACGCCATCGTCGCCTCCGACAACCGGGACTCGGCGATCACCGCCATCACCGAACTGCTCGGCACGTCGCGCCGCGGGACCGAGGCCGTGCTCGGGCTGTCCTTCGAACAGGTGACCAGAGATTCGCGGGACCGCATCACCGCCGAACTGCGAGATCTCAACAGCCAGCTCTCCTTCACCCTGGGTGAGCGGCCGGCCAGCACCGACGAGAGCCTGCAGCTGCGCCCGTTCGCCGACGAGTCCGATCGCGACATCTTCGCAACGCGCACCCAGGAGATCGGCGCTGCCGGTGACGGTTCCGGGGCGCCCGCCGGGCTGGTTGATGACGAAATTCGTTCGGCGCGAGACCGTTTGACGGCCGAGGAGGCGGCGTGGTTTGTCGCTCTCGACGGTGACGAGAAGGTCGGCCTGGTGTTCGGCGAGCTGGTCGGCGGCGAGGTCAACGTGCGGATCTGGATTCATCCCGATCACCGAAAGAAGGGGTACGGCACCGCCGCCCTGCGCAGATGCCGCTCGGAGATGGCGGCGGCGTTCCCCGCCGTTCCGTTGGTGGTCCGGGCCCCCGGCGCGGCCCCGCGCTGA
- a CDS encoding glycoside hydrolase family 2 protein, translating to MAKTLGTLSVLLLLLLCAGDLRVFSGPQPRPAQDIELSDGWSLTSAQGVGADGAAISSTTYDAAAWHPVRRMPATVLETLQDDGVYPNLYYGKNLLQNVPQDLYEQDWWYRTTFNAPADYPTYVLDFPGINYRAEVWLNGRRVADNRQVVGMYNDHELDVTRWIRQGQPNTLAVKVTPERAIQDVNGVELADSWYDWINWRYLGYQGPDKNAANGNSFVPDRNAGIWKPVYLKTSGRVSIGDATVNTQLPLPDTDSARLTVYAPLKNYSTEKVRGLLRATITRDGKAPVHVDEPVTLMPGEQREITLSPEKFTALTIEHPDLWWPYTMGRPDLYNLKLEFVQNGQATEVATQKFGIRTITQGRDSDDSFAELGTGGNFYLQVNGKNFLVRGATYTPDLLYKYDPERDAAILGYVKDLGLNMLRLESKISSQRFVEQADELGIPLMYGWMCCNQWEKWQQWDDEDRRVSQDSMRSQIEMLRSHASVFVWANGSDGRPPADVLTEYHQILSDLHWQNATVDTVSSLNRDADGKQLWDGIQMAGPYTWRPPSYWFAGQYGAARGSSAEQGDNEHIPPFASLQKFIPPDKLWPINDTWFFHAGSDPQNSRLVNVQRVIDRRYGPSTNARMFADKAQLAHYEATRAQFESFAANGWDGHKMTIYWMLNSHWPSFFGNIFDYYLRPGGAYYGAKKGLQPLSVVFDSYATGNHRQAKVTVVNQTPETHENLRVRVRIYGLNGALRDERAADDIAVDPGGAVQAMTLPPGPADSPVFFVRCELLDADGTVVANNVYWQSRRVDDVGPPAMDAAFNSNQVSWADMTALNSMPKVPLQVSATGGDDAGRDVTISLHNPTPQIAFFERAELLTGPLADEILPIQYDDNYVTVFPGETVQIKGRVPGSGPAPAWVRVTGYNSTPVVVQVR from the coding sequence GTGGCGAAAACCCTCGGCACACTCTCCGTCTTGCTGCTCCTGCTGCTGTGCGCCGGTGACCTGCGCGTGTTCAGCGGCCCGCAACCGCGGCCCGCCCAGGACATCGAGCTGTCCGACGGCTGGAGCCTGACCTCGGCGCAGGGCGTTGGCGCCGATGGCGCGGCCATCTCGTCCACCACCTACGACGCCGCCGCCTGGCACCCGGTGCGCCGGATGCCGGCCACCGTCCTGGAGACCCTGCAGGACGACGGCGTCTACCCGAACCTCTACTACGGCAAGAACCTGCTCCAGAACGTCCCGCAAGACCTCTACGAGCAGGACTGGTGGTACCGCACGACGTTCAACGCGCCGGCCGATTACCCCACCTACGTGCTGGACTTCCCCGGCATCAACTACCGCGCCGAGGTGTGGCTCAACGGCCGCCGCGTCGCTGACAACAGGCAAGTCGTCGGCATGTACAACGACCACGAACTCGACGTGACGCGGTGGATCAGGCAGGGCCAGCCGAACACCCTCGCCGTCAAGGTCACCCCCGAACGGGCCATCCAGGACGTCAACGGCGTCGAACTCGCCGACAGCTGGTACGACTGGATCAACTGGCGCTACCTGGGCTATCAGGGCCCCGACAAGAACGCCGCCAATGGCAACTCCTTCGTGCCCGACCGCAACGCCGGCATCTGGAAACCGGTGTACCTCAAGACATCCGGGCGGGTGTCGATCGGCGACGCCACGGTCAACACGCAACTACCACTACCGGACACCGACAGCGCGCGGCTGACGGTGTACGCGCCGCTGAAGAATTACTCGACCGAGAAGGTGCGCGGCCTGCTGCGCGCCACGATCACCCGCGATGGCAAGGCGCCCGTCCACGTCGACGAGCCGGTCACGCTGATGCCCGGCGAGCAGCGTGAGATCACGCTGAGCCCCGAGAAGTTCACGGCGCTGACCATCGAGCACCCCGACCTGTGGTGGCCGTACACGATGGGCAGACCAGACCTGTACAACCTCAAGCTGGAGTTCGTCCAGAACGGCCAGGCGACCGAGGTGGCGACGCAGAAGTTCGGCATCCGCACCATCACCCAGGGCCGCGACTCCGACGACTCGTTCGCCGAGCTGGGCACCGGCGGCAACTTCTACCTCCAGGTCAACGGCAAGAACTTCCTGGTCCGAGGCGCCACCTACACACCCGACCTGCTCTACAAGTACGACCCGGAGCGCGACGCCGCGATCCTGGGCTACGTCAAGGACCTCGGGCTGAACATGCTGCGACTGGAGTCGAAGATCTCGTCGCAGCGCTTCGTCGAGCAGGCCGACGAGCTCGGCATTCCGCTGATGTACGGCTGGATGTGCTGCAACCAGTGGGAGAAGTGGCAGCAGTGGGACGACGAGGATCGTCGCGTCTCGCAGGACAGCATGCGCTCGCAGATCGAGATGCTGCGCTCGCACGCCTCGGTGTTCGTGTGGGCCAACGGCAGCGACGGCCGACCGCCGGCCGATGTGCTGACCGAATACCACCAGATCCTGTCCGACCTGCATTGGCAGAACGCCACCGTCGACACGGTGTCGTCGCTGAACCGGGACGCCGACGGCAAGCAACTGTGGGACGGCATCCAGATGGCCGGGCCTTACACCTGGCGGCCGCCGTCGTACTGGTTCGCCGGCCAATACGGCGCGGCCCGCGGCTCGTCGGCCGAACAGGGCGACAACGAACACATCCCGCCGTTTGCGAGCCTGCAGAAGTTCATCCCGCCCGACAAGCTCTGGCCGATCAATGACACCTGGTTCTTCCACGCCGGCTCGGATCCGCAGAACTCGCGCCTGGTCAACGTCCAGCGGGTGATCGACCGCCGCTACGGCCCGTCCACCAACGCCCGGATGTTCGCCGACAAGGCGCAGCTGGCCCACTACGAGGCCACCCGCGCGCAGTTCGAATCGTTCGCGGCCAACGGCTGGGACGGGCACAAGATGACGATCTATTGGATGCTCAACAGCCACTGGCCGTCGTTCTTCGGCAACATCTTCGACTACTACCTGCGCCCCGGTGGGGCCTACTACGGCGCCAAGAAGGGGTTGCAGCCGCTGTCGGTCGTGTTCGACTCCTACGCCACCGGTAACCATCGTCAGGCCAAGGTGACCGTCGTCAACCAGACCCCGGAAACCCACGAAAACCTGCGAGTCCGGGTCCGCATCTACGGCCTCAACGGCGCGCTGCGCGACGAGCGGGCCGCCGACGACATCGCCGTCGACCCGGGCGGGGCGGTGCAGGCAATGACGCTGCCGCCCGGACCGGCCGACTCCCCGGTGTTCTTCGTCCGCTGCGAACTGCTCGACGCGGACGGCACCGTCGTCGCCAACAACGTGTACTGGCAGTCCCGGCGGGTCGATGACGTCGGTCCGCCGGCCATGGACGCGGCGTTCAACTCCAACCAGGTGAGCTGGGCCGACATGACCGCGCTGAACTCGATGCCGAAGGTGCCGCTGCAGGTCAGTGCCACCGGCGGCGACGACGCCGGCCGCGACGTCACGATCAGCCTGCACAACCCGACACCGCAGATCGCGTTCTTCGAACGCGCCGAACTGCTCACCGGTCCGCTCGCCGACGAGATCCTGCCCATCCAGTACGACGACAACTACGTGACGGTGTTCCCCGGCGAGACCGTCCAGATCAAGGGCCGGGTCCCCGGGTCGGGACCCGCCCCGGCGTGGGTCAGGGTCACCGGGTACAACAGCACACCGGTGGTCGTGCAGGTTCGCTGA
- a CDS encoding DMT family transporter — protein MLQHALVVAAALAGAVFAAIGIVVRQRATMDVPRDQGVSTVMVSTLLRRRLWWAGTASAVTGYAFQAVALAYGSLLLVAPLMVSALLFALPLSARLAHRRVSRGEWGWAMLLTLALAVFVSLARTKPGDYDGATVPAVVVAGVSLLFVAGCLLVAVRLSDWRRAILLAVGVGVLFGVVAVLTKLVMHAVREGDMGRLFTSPVLYVVIVVGVVATLLQQSAFHAGSLRASVPAMLVLEPVIAVLIGEVVLGEHLAVTKPVAVVLAVAVGAMAAATIALGRDEGAWEEELEAAAKTRRDG, from the coding sequence TTGCTGCAGCACGCGCTCGTCGTGGCGGCCGCCCTCGCCGGTGCGGTGTTCGCGGCCATCGGGATCGTGGTCCGTCAGCGGGCCACCATGGACGTCCCCCGCGATCAAGGTGTCAGCACAGTGATGGTCTCGACGCTGCTGCGCCGCCGGCTCTGGTGGGCAGGCACCGCATCCGCGGTGACGGGATATGCGTTCCAGGCGGTCGCGCTGGCCTACGGCTCGCTGCTGCTGGTCGCCCCACTCATGGTGTCCGCGTTGCTGTTCGCGCTGCCGCTGAGCGCGCGGCTGGCACACCGCCGGGTGTCTCGCGGCGAGTGGGGCTGGGCGATGCTGCTCACGCTCGCGTTGGCGGTGTTCGTGTCGCTGGCCCGCACCAAGCCCGGCGACTATGACGGCGCGACGGTGCCTGCGGTGGTGGTGGCCGGGGTGAGCCTGCTGTTCGTGGCCGGCTGCCTGCTGGTGGCGGTGCGGCTCTCGGACTGGCGACGGGCGATCCTGCTGGCGGTCGGTGTCGGTGTGCTGTTCGGTGTGGTGGCGGTCCTGACGAAGCTCGTCATGCACGCCGTACGCGAAGGCGACATGGGGCGGTTGTTCACCTCGCCGGTGCTCTACGTGGTGATCGTCGTCGGCGTGGTGGCCACTCTGCTGCAGCAGTCGGCATTCCACGCCGGATCGCTGCGGGCTTCGGTCCCGGCGATGCTGGTGCTCGAACCGGTGATCGCCGTGCTGATCGGTGAGGTGGTGCTCGGCGAGCACCTCGCGGTCACCAAGCCGGTCGCGGTCGTGTTGGCTGTGGCCGTCGGCGCCATGGCTGCGGCCACGATTGCGCTGGGCCGCGATGAGGGCGCCTGGGAAGAAGAGCTCGAAGCGGCGGCCAAGACCCGCCGCGACGGTTAG
- a CDS encoding competence/damage-inducible protein A gives MSVRAGIVVTGTEVLTGRVADRNGPWVADRLLELGVELAHITICGDRPADIEAQLRFLAAEGVDLIVTSGGLGPTADDMTVEMVARFCGRELTLDTELEAKIAAILKHLMARFTGVDFDAVLAANRKQAMVPVGAHVLDPVGTAPGVVVPGSPTVLVLPGPPRELQAMWPAAVADDAFQQAIAGRTVYRQDTVRMFGLAESGLAETLRDAESLPGFGDLEITTCLRRGEVEMVTRYEPQSEPAYARLMELVRSRHGDTLFSEDGSLVDDQVARILAGRRIATAESCTGGLLAARLTERAGSSAYVAGAVVAYANEAKADVLGVAPGLIEQCGAVSQEVAEAMAAGAVRRFGADTAVAITGIAGPDGGTEDKPVGTVWFCVMLGDGTTVSRSVRLPGERADIRERSTTVAMHMLRRALLGLS, from the coding sequence ATGAGCGTGCGCGCGGGAATCGTGGTCACCGGCACCGAAGTCCTCACCGGACGCGTCGCGGATCGCAACGGTCCGTGGGTGGCCGACCGGCTTCTGGAGTTGGGCGTCGAACTGGCCCACATCACGATCTGTGGTGACCGTCCCGCCGACATCGAGGCGCAGCTGCGGTTCCTCGCCGCCGAAGGTGTCGACCTGATCGTCACCTCCGGCGGGCTGGGCCCGACGGCCGACGACATGACAGTGGAGATGGTGGCGCGGTTCTGCGGTCGTGAGCTGACGCTCGACACCGAGCTGGAAGCCAAGATCGCGGCGATCCTGAAGCATCTGATGGCCCGCTTCACCGGCGTCGACTTCGACGCGGTGCTCGCGGCCAACCGCAAACAGGCGATGGTGCCGGTGGGCGCCCACGTCCTCGACCCCGTCGGGACGGCGCCCGGTGTGGTGGTCCCCGGCTCGCCGACGGTCCTGGTGCTGCCCGGCCCGCCGCGCGAACTTCAGGCGATGTGGCCGGCCGCTGTCGCGGACGACGCCTTCCAGCAGGCCATTGCCGGCCGGACCGTTTACCGCCAGGACACGGTCCGGATGTTCGGGCTGGCCGAGTCCGGACTTGCCGAGACGCTGCGAGACGCCGAGAGCCTGCCGGGTTTCGGTGACCTGGAGATCACCACGTGCCTGCGGCGCGGTGAGGTGGAGATGGTCACCCGCTACGAGCCGCAGAGCGAGCCGGCCTACGCGCGGCTGATGGAACTGGTGCGCAGCCGGCACGGGGACACGCTGTTCTCCGAAGACGGTTCGCTCGTCGACGATCAGGTCGCTCGGATCTTGGCGGGGCGGCGCATCGCGACGGCGGAGTCCTGCACCGGCGGATTGCTGGCGGCCCGCCTGACCGAACGGGCCGGCTCGTCGGCCTATGTCGCCGGCGCGGTGGTGGCCTATGCGAATGAGGCGAAGGCCGATGTGCTCGGCGTCGCACCCGGGCTCATCGAGCAGTGTGGCGCGGTGTCCCAGGAAGTGGCCGAAGCGATGGCGGCGGGCGCGGTGCGCCGCTTCGGGGCCGACACCGCGGTCGCGATCACCGGGATCGCCGGACCGGATGGTGGAACCGAGGACAAACCAGTGGGCACCGTCTGGTTCTGCGTGATGCTGGGCGACGGCACGACGGTCAGCCGGTCGGTTCGGCTGCCCGGGGAACGCGCCGACATCCGGGAGCGCTCCACCACCGTGGCGATGCACATGCTGCGGCGGGCGCTGCTCGGATTGTCCTAG
- a CDS encoding glucose 1-dehydrogenase — MGRVDDKVAIITGGAQGMGAADARMLVAEGAKVVIGDILDDKGKELADELGDAARYVHLDVTEADQWKAAVELAIADFGKVNVLVNNAGIVQVAPLKSLDVERWKKVLDVNLTGALLGIQAVLPSMKESGGGSIINVSSIEGMRGASWVHSYVASKWGLRGLTKSAALELASDNIRVNSVHPGFIRTPMTKHFPDDMVSAPLGRPGKPEEVATFIVFLASDESSFSTGSEYVVDGGLITDVPHRALP; from the coding sequence ATGGGACGCGTAGACGACAAGGTAGCCATCATCACTGGTGGCGCACAGGGGATGGGCGCCGCTGACGCGCGGATGCTGGTCGCCGAAGGCGCCAAGGTCGTGATCGGAGACATCCTCGACGACAAGGGCAAAGAGCTCGCCGACGAGCTCGGGGACGCCGCGCGCTACGTGCACCTCGACGTCACCGAGGCCGATCAGTGGAAAGCTGCCGTCGAGCTCGCGATTGCCGACTTCGGCAAGGTCAACGTGCTGGTGAACAACGCGGGCATCGTCCAGGTCGCGCCACTGAAGTCGCTCGATGTGGAGCGGTGGAAGAAGGTCCTCGACGTCAACCTGACCGGCGCGCTGCTGGGTATCCAAGCCGTCCTGCCGTCGATGAAGGAGTCCGGTGGCGGCTCGATCATCAACGTCTCATCCATAGAAGGGATGCGCGGCGCGTCCTGGGTGCACAGCTACGTCGCCTCCAAGTGGGGTCTGCGCGGGCTGACCAAGTCGGCGGCCCTGGAGCTGGCGTCGGACAACATCCGGGTCAACTCGGTGCACCCGGGCTTCATCCGCACCCCGATGACCAAGCACTTTCCCGACGACATGGTGAGCGCCCCGCTCGGCCGCCCCGGCAAGCCCGAAGAGGTCGCCACGTTCATCGTGTTCCTGGCCAGCGACGAGTCATCATTCTCGACCGGCTCGGAATACGTCGTCGACGGCGGTCTGATCACCGACGTGCCGCACCGCGCGCTGCCGTAG
- a CDS encoding HAD family hydrolase, protein MVTPSSDPLAQIAGSPPGPAVGAFFDLDGTLVAGFTATAHASDRVRRGQARIGEVLGVIEASLRYKLGRMQFERLLVRAAGYLRGESLAELDQIGERLYTEQVAARVYPLMREIVAAHRDRGHSVVLSSSALTIHAEPVARALGIDDVICNTFELDDAGRLTGNIDRPIIWGRQKAAAVQRFCEANDIDLAGSFFYADGDEDAALMRLVGHPRPVNPRPGLAAKAAASDWPVLRLSIPGRRSGAANAIGHFPALGRAALGAAFGSLALRTRRRD, encoded by the coding sequence GTGGTGACACCGTCCTCGGATCCGCTCGCGCAGATCGCCGGGAGCCCGCCGGGTCCGGCGGTCGGCGCGTTCTTCGACCTCGACGGCACCCTGGTCGCCGGTTTCACCGCGACCGCGCACGCCAGCGACCGGGTCCGCCGCGGGCAGGCCCGGATCGGCGAGGTGCTCGGGGTGATCGAGGCCTCGCTGCGCTACAAGCTGGGCCGCATGCAGTTCGAGCGGCTGTTGGTCCGCGCCGCGGGATATCTGCGCGGTGAGTCGCTGGCCGAGCTCGACCAGATCGGTGAGCGGCTCTACACCGAGCAGGTGGCGGCGCGGGTGTACCCGCTGATGCGCGAGATCGTCGCCGCGCACCGGGATCGCGGGCATTCCGTCGTGCTCAGTTCGTCGGCGTTGACCATCCACGCCGAGCCGGTGGCGCGTGCGCTGGGGATCGACGACGTCATCTGCAACACCTTCGAGCTGGACGACGCCGGTCGCCTGACCGGCAACATCGACAGGCCGATCATCTGGGGACGCCAGAAAGCCGCTGCGGTGCAACGGTTTTGCGAAGCAAACGACATCGACCTGGCCGGCAGCTTTTTCTATGCCGACGGCGACGAGGACGCCGCCCTGATGCGGCTGGTCGGGCATCCCCGCCCGGTGAATCCGCGACCGGGCCTGGCCGCGAAGGCCGCGGCGAGTGACTGGCCGGTGCTCCGGTTGTCGATCCCCGGTCGCCGCAGCGGCGCTGCGAATGCGATCGGCCACTTCCCCGCGCTGGGACGGGCAGCACTCGGCGCGGCGTTCGGCTCCCTGGCGCTGCGGACCCGCCGGCGCGACTGA
- a CDS encoding diacylglycerol kinase gives MAIRVAHIGTGNVGRIALSELIENPGFELTGLCVSADEKVGKDAGELAGLDVETGILATKDLDAVLATEPECAVYCAMGDTRMPEAMEDVRKILAAGINVVGSSPGLLQYPWGVMPDKYIQRVEDAARQGNSSLFISGVDPGFVNDLIPLALASTCQRIEQVRCMEIHDYASYDGAEVMHYMGFARSMDEIPMLLQPGVLSIAWGTAIRQLAAGLGIEVDEITESYQREPAPEDFDIAVGHVAKGTLAVLQFEIRGMVNGHPAIVIEHITRLRPDLRPDLPQPAAGGGSYRIEITGEPSYAVDIVPSSSYGDHNQAAIAGAAGRIVNAIPAVIAAPPGIRTTLNLPLVSEVELFAKP, from the coding sequence ATGGCCATCCGCGTTGCCCACATCGGCACCGGAAACGTCGGCCGGATAGCGCTATCCGAGTTGATCGAGAACCCGGGGTTCGAGCTGACCGGGCTGTGCGTGTCGGCCGACGAGAAGGTGGGCAAGGACGCGGGCGAGCTGGCCGGCCTCGATGTGGAGACCGGAATCCTGGCCACCAAAGACCTCGACGCGGTGCTGGCGACCGAACCCGAGTGTGCGGTGTATTGCGCGATGGGCGACACCCGGATGCCCGAGGCCATGGAGGACGTCCGCAAGATCCTGGCCGCCGGTATCAACGTCGTCGGATCATCGCCCGGGTTGCTGCAGTACCCCTGGGGCGTGATGCCCGACAAGTACATCCAGAGAGTGGAAGACGCGGCCCGACAAGGCAATTCGAGTCTGTTCATCAGCGGTGTCGACCCGGGCTTCGTCAACGATCTGATCCCGCTCGCGCTGGCCAGCACCTGTCAGCGCATCGAGCAGGTGCGATGCATGGAGATCCACGATTACGCGTCCTACGACGGCGCAGAAGTCATGCACTACATGGGTTTTGCCCGCTCCATGGACGAGATCCCGATGCTGCTGCAGCCCGGAGTGCTCAGCATCGCCTGGGGCACGGCGATCCGGCAGCTGGCCGCCGGCCTGGGCATCGAGGTCGACGAGATCACCGAGTCGTACCAACGCGAACCCGCGCCAGAGGATTTCGACATCGCGGTCGGTCATGTCGCCAAGGGCACCCTGGCCGTCCTGCAGTTCGAGATCCGCGGAATGGTCAACGGCCACCCCGCGATCGTCATCGAGCACATCACCCGGTTGCGCCCCGATCTGCGTCCGGATTTGCCACAGCCCGCAGCTGGCGGCGGCTCGTACCGCATCGAAATCACCGGTGAGCCTTCGTACGCGGTGGACATCGTCCCGAGCAGCAGTTACGGCGACCACAACCAGGCCGCGATCGCCGGCGCCGCCGGCCGCATCGTCAACGCCATCCCTGCGGTGATCGCCGCCCCGCCCGGCATCCGCACCACTTTGAACCTGCCGCTGGTCTCCGAGGTCGAGTTGTTCGCCAAGCCCTGA
- a CDS encoding alpha/beta fold hydrolase, giving the protein MVVAIARPKLEGNVAVSEDRQIGFAEFGCAQGRAVFWLHGTPGARRQIPVEARVFAEQNDIRLIGIDRPGIGSSTPYQYENVLAFSKDLAIIADTLGVDKMAVVGLSGGGPYTLGCATAMPDRIVAAGVLGGVAPTVGPEAIAGGLMKVGTFAAPIIEVAGAPLRLAAVSLIRLIRPVAEPALYIYAGISPEGDRKMLVRPEFKAMFLDDLLNGSRKQLAAPLADIVVFARDWGFRLDEVKVPVRWWHGDRDHIVPFAHGQHVVSKLPDAELYTLSGESHLAGLGRAEDILRTMLDLWDRDEKA; this is encoded by the coding sequence ATGGTTGTCGCTATCGCGCGTCCCAAACTGGAAGGCAACGTCGCCGTCTCCGAGGACCGCCAGATCGGATTTGCCGAGTTCGGCTGCGCCCAGGGCCGTGCCGTGTTCTGGCTGCACGGCACCCCGGGGGCTCGCCGTCAGATTCCGGTGGAAGCGCGAGTGTTCGCCGAGCAGAACGACATTCGACTGATCGGTATCGACCGGCCGGGGATCGGCTCCTCCACGCCGTACCAGTACGAGAACGTGCTGGCCTTCTCGAAGGACCTGGCGATCATCGCCGACACCCTCGGTGTCGACAAGATGGCCGTCGTCGGCCTGTCCGGTGGCGGCCCCTATACGTTGGGCTGCGCGACGGCAATGCCGGACCGCATCGTGGCCGCCGGTGTGCTCGGCGGGGTGGCTCCCACCGTCGGGCCCGAGGCGATTGCCGGCGGATTGATGAAAGTCGGCACGTTTGCGGCACCGATCATCGAGGTCGCCGGGGCTCCACTGCGCCTGGCCGCGGTCAGCTTGATCCGGTTGATCCGCCCGGTGGCCGAGCCGGCCCTGTACATCTACGCCGGCATCTCCCCCGAGGGTGACCGCAAGATGCTCGTCCGCCCGGAGTTCAAGGCGATGTTCCTCGACGACCTGCTCAATGGCAGCCGCAAGCAGCTGGCGGCGCCGCTCGCCGACATCGTGGTGTTCGCCCGCGACTGGGGCTTCCGGCTCGACGAGGTCAAGGTGCCCGTGCGGTGGTGGCACGGCGACCGCGACCACATCGTGCCGTTCGCCCACGGCCAGCACGTGGTGTCCAAGCTGCCCGACGCCGAGCTCTACACGCTCTCCGGCGAGAGCCACCTGGCCGGCCTGGGGCGAGCCGAGGACATCCTGCGCACCATGCTCGACTTGTGGGACCGCGACGAGAAGGCGTGA
- a CDS encoding aminopeptidase: MSVRRVVLLVGAVLLVVGVIAMLVPVSTPDGNGGSIGCGNAVSADLSSARAANDKNVVANVPILNQLVPHTDFVAQCQSSVSQRRSWSIPVAVIGLLVAGGSLLVSSRRGVGSTS, encoded by the coding sequence ATGTCGGTGCGTCGGGTGGTTCTGCTGGTCGGTGCGGTGCTGCTGGTGGTCGGCGTCATTGCGATGCTGGTGCCGGTGTCCACCCCGGACGGCAACGGCGGCAGCATCGGTTGCGGCAACGCCGTCTCGGCCGACCTGTCCTCAGCGCGTGCGGCCAATGACAAGAACGTCGTCGCCAATGTGCCGATCCTGAACCAGCTCGTCCCGCACACCGACTTCGTGGCGCAGTGCCAGTCGTCGGTGTCGCAGCGGCGGTCCTGGTCGATTCCGGTGGCCGTGATCGGACTGCTGGTGGCGGGCGGCTCGCTGCTGGTCAGCAGCCGACGAGGAGTCGGCTCGACCAGCTAG
- a CDS encoding PPOX class F420-dependent oxidoreductase, producing MKLNDAARALIGSGADATLVTLNPDGSPQVSLVWVTVQSGEDGDELVTAHLSEHKKVRNVRRDGRVALTIVSTEPGAVMRPYLSVTGTARIVEGGAPEVLRDLAAVMVTDENVVFPPPDAPPGYLTRIRIDAVGGIGPWAS from the coding sequence ATGAAGCTCAACGACGCCGCACGCGCTCTGATCGGCTCCGGTGCCGACGCCACGCTGGTCACCCTCAATCCCGACGGCAGCCCTCAGGTGTCGCTGGTGTGGGTGACGGTGCAGTCCGGTGAGGACGGCGACGAGCTGGTGACCGCTCACCTGTCCGAGCACAAGAAGGTCCGCAACGTGCGCCGCGACGGACGGGTGGCACTCACCATCGTCTCGACCGAGCCGGGCGCCGTCATGCGGCCCTATCTGTCGGTCACCGGCACCGCCCGCATCGTGGAGGGCGGTGCGCCCGAAGTCCTGCGGGATCTCGCCGCTGTGATGGTCACCGACGAGAACGTGGTGTTCCCACCTCCGGACGCTCCGCCGGGATATCTGACCCGGATCCGGATCGACGCCGTCGGCGGCATCGGCCCCTGGGCGAGCTAA